The Plantactinospora sp. KBS50 sequence GCGACCACCCGGCGCCAGTCCGGAACGTGCTCCAGCAGCTCCCCCACGGCCACCACGTCGGCGCAGCCGGCGCGCAGCGGGATCCGTGCCGCGTCCGCCACCACGGTGGACACGCCGTGCGCCGCGGCCTGGGCCAGCGCCGACCGGGTCAGGTCGATCCCCACGTGCCGGTAGCCCCGCCCGGACAGGTGCGGGGCGAGCAGCCCGGCACCACAGCCGAGGTCCACCAGCACGGCACCGTCCCGGGCCGCCGGCGGCACCAGGGCGGCCCGCGCGGCCGCGAGCCAGTGCAGCATCGCGAAGGCGCCCTGCGGGTCCCACCACTCGCCCGCCAGATCGTCGTACTGGCCGAGGTCGTTGCGGGGTCGGGTGCGAGCCGGCGACGACCGGGTGACGACACCGGCTTCCTCGTCTCGCATGATGTCGAGCGTGGCACGAGTCGGAGGTAACAGCCAGACTCTCCGTGTGCCGCGTCGGGTGTCAGCCCTGGTCCACGCCGGCCGCCGCCGGGTCTCCGGGCTGATCCGGGCCTGCCACCCGGAGCCGGCCGCGGCGGTGACGGCTGTCGCCGTACTGCTCGCGGCCGCCGCCGGTCACGGCCCGGCGCGGATGGTCGGGGTGGGTGCGGTGGTGCTGGCCAGCCAGCTCGCCGTCGGCTGGAGCAACGACTGGCTGGACGCCGACCGGGATGCCGTGGTCGGCCGGCGGGACAAGCCGGTGCCGGCCGGGCTGATCGGACGCCGGACCGTGGGGGTGGCCGCGCTGCTGGCCGCGCTGGGCACGCCCCTGCTGGCCGTGCCGCTCGGCCCGGTGGTCGTCGTGGGCATGAGCGCCGCGCTGGTCTCGGCACTGCTCTACAACTGGCCGCTCAAGTCCACTGCGCTGTCGGTGCTGCCGTACGGGTTCTCCTTCGCCGCCCTGCCGGCCTGCGTGGTGCTGGCCCTGCCGGGCGTGCCGGCCCCACCGGTCTGGCTGCCGGTGGCGGGTGGGCTGCTCGGCGCCGGAGCGCACTTCGCGAACGCCCTGCCCGACCTCGACGACGACGCCCGGACCGGGATTCGCGGCCTGCCGCACCGGCTCGGCCCGGCCCGGTGCACGCTGGCGGCCGGCGGGTTGCTGCTGGCCGCGACGGCCGTACT is a genomic window containing:
- a CDS encoding methyltransferase domain-containing protein, with protein sequence MRDEEAGVVTRSSPARTRPRNDLGQYDDLAGEWWDPQGAFAMLHWLAAARAALVPPAARDGAVLVDLGCGAGLLAPHLSGRGYRHVGIDLTRSALAQAAAHGVSTVVADAARIPLRAGCADVVAVGELLEHVPDWRRVVAEACRVLRPGGTLVLDTLNDTALGRLLAVRVAERLPGVPRGIHDPRLFVDARELARECARAGVPVRIRGVRPQAWGLARWLARRAVPHRTAVPAPRIVPTWSTAVLYQGWGVKGG
- a CDS encoding UbiA family prenyltransferase; translated protein: MARVGGNSQTLRVPRRVSALVHAGRRRVSGLIRACHPEPAAAVTAVAVLLAAAAGHGPARMVGVGAVVLASQLAVGWSNDWLDADRDAVVGRRDKPVPAGLIGRRTVGVAALLAALGTPLLAVPLGPVVVVGMSAALVSALLYNWPLKSTALSVLPYGFSFAALPACVVLALPGVPAPPVWLPVAGGLLGAGAHFANALPDLDDDARTGIRGLPHRLGPARCTLAAGGLLLAATAVLAFGPAGPPSWAGWAAVAAASVILPLGWYLGRPRAGRTGRPVAAFRAVMVVALLDVVLLVLGGRLV